TTGCGCGTCCTGATCTTTATTTTGCGCGCGCGCCGCCAATAACTTCTCGGAAACGTCACGCGGAATATCGAGCAAAATGACGAGGTCGGGACGCGGCAATGCAAGCGTGCCGTATTCAAACGCGTCCAGCCATTGCAAAAATTCGCGTTTTTCTTTCGTGCTGCGCAACTTGGTCATCTGATGCACCATGTTGGACGTCACGTAACGATCGGCGACTACCGTGCCACCCGCTTCATAAAACGCGCCCCAGTCGCTTTTATACGACGCGTAACGGTCGACCGCGTACAAGGTGGAGGCCGCGTACGGGCTCACATCATCCGGATGCGCGCCGAATGCACCGGCCAGGTACATGCGCACCGGCCCCGCCGCCGGACTCTCATAGTTCGGAAAGGTGACGCTTTTGACCTGCTCGCCGCGCGCCGCCAGCGCTTCTTTTAACAGCGTCGCCTGCGTGGCTTTCCCGCTGCCGTCAGCGCCTTCGAAAACAATCAAACGTCCTTTCATTTCGCTTCCTCCCGCGCCATTTCCTGCCAACGCTCGGGAGCCATGCCGCTCGCGGCCTGCGTTTTCGTGCGGACAATGGGAAGCTCCAAAACCAGCGGTTCTCGCAACGCGAGTGCCAGCGGATCAAAACTCTCGCCCGGACGCACCGCGGCGCGAAAGGCTTTCCCTTCCCGATCCAGCGGCAAGGTTTTCAGGCGACTGCGAATATTTTCCAGCTCGCTGCGGCTGAGTCCTTTTTCCGTCAGATCCCGCCATTGAAACGCGATGCGCCGTTCCTTAAAAAAGCGTAGCGCGTGTTGCGTGGCGCGATTCTTTTTCGTACCGATAATTTGAATCATTTGTTTTCTCCCACCAGTTCCTGCGCCAGTTTCGCCGCCTGCGCCAATTGCGCCGGTCGAATTTGCGCGAGCGCCTTGCGCAACGACGCGTGCAAAGGATACTCGGCGAGCTCTTCCGGAAGCACCCAACGGTACGCCAAATGTTCAAAGGAAAGAGTCACCTTCTCCGTATCGGAACGGCAAATAAACATGACTCCGGTCAACGGCCGCACAGGATGCCGACGAAAATTCCACAGGCCGACCGGTCCTAAAATATGCACGGTAAGACCGGTTTCCTCTTTGACTTCCCGCCGTAACGCCGCCGCGAAATCTTCGCCGAACTCCAATCCGCCGCCGGGAAATTCCCATGGATGACGGCCGGGACGATCCTTTTTTTGTAAAATTAAAATTCGTCCGCGGTGCCAAATGATCGCCTTAACGGACATGCCCATCGTCCGTTGGCGAGGCTGTTTTCGCTGCATGATTCTCCTTGTAAAAAAACGTCCATGCCGTTCGGCATAGACGTTTCAGGTTACCTGTTACTTGCTATAGTTAGCGACATAATCGGTTCCCAGTCGCACATATTGTTCGAGTACATTCGCCACGCGACGCAACGCCGCGCGATTCAATTGATGTAACGTTCGACCATGAGTGACGGACCGAATGAGCTCGCTGATTTCAAACCCGGTGTAACCGAGTACCGCCAACTGACTTGTCAGGGTATTAATCTTGCTCATGTTCCTACCTCCTTCATGCTTTCGCTACATATGTTCCTTTATGTAGTGGAGATAGTATAACCCAAAATAAGAACAGTTGTCAATTCAGCGCGCGCGTTTGAGCGGGTTGAAACGATTCATCGCCAGATCCATGCCGAGCGTGCAGATGCCGACTGCCGCCTCAGCCGCCTGTTGAACCCCTTCCGCCAGCGCCGCCGCGTCATCTTCCTGCGGACGCGCCAGCACATGATCAATGACGGTCCAGCCGGGTTGCGGCCGACCGATACCGATGCGAACATGCGGAAATTGATCGGTGCCCAAATGCGCAATCACCGATTTCATGCCATTGTGTCCGCCGGCGGACCCTTTGACCCGCAGTCGCAACTGACCGACGGGCAAATCCATATCATCATAAATCACAACTACATCTGCCGGTGAAAGCTTGTAATAGCGCATGAGCGGGCCGACCGCGTCGCCGCTCAAATTCATAAACGTTTGCGGCATGACCAGCATCACCTTTTCACCGTCGACGTTAATCGTCGCGGTATGCGCCTGATGCTCCTCTTTCCAACGCGTCACGCCGTATTTTTCAGCAATCGCCGCGACCGCCATGAAACCGGCGTTATGACGCGTACCGGCGTACTTGCTGCCGGGATTTCCCAAGCCTACAATCAACTGCAAAACAAACCTCTATTTATCAAACAGTTTGCTGACGGAAACATTGTGGAAAATCCGCATGATCGCTTCGCCCAAGAGCGGCGCGACCGAAAGTTGCGTGATATTCGGCAGTTGTTTTTCCGCCGCAACCGGAATCGTATTCGTAATCATAAGTTCTTTAATATTCGACGCCGCCAGACGCTCCGTCGCCGGATCGGTCAGTACCGGATGCGTACAGGCCGCGCGTACGGATTTCGCGCCGAAACGCTGCAATGCTTTCGCGCCTTCCACCAAGGATCCCGCGGTATCGACGATATCATCGACGATAATACAGTTTTTGCCTTCGACGGAACCGATCAGGTTCATGACTTCGGCCACGCCCGGACGCGGACGCCGTTTTTCAATGATCGCAATCGGCGCGCCGACGCGGTCCGCCAAGTCGCGGGCGCGAGTGACGCCGCCTAAGTCGGGCGAAACAATCATCAAATCAGGAATGTCCTGTTTACGGATGTGTTTCGCTAAAATCGAAGCGGCCTTCAAGTGGTCCACAGGAATATCGAAGAATCCCTGAATTTGACCCGCGTGCAGATCAATCGTGACAAGACGGGTAATGCCGGAACGCTGCATGAGATCCGCCACGAGTTTCGCGGTGATCGGTTCACGGCCGCGCGTTTTGCGATCCTGGCGCGCATAACCGTAGTAGGGAACGACCGCGGTGATGTGACGAGCCGAGGCGCGTCGTAACGCGTCCGCCATGATGAACAGTTCCATCAGGTTATCATTGGCGGGCGTACCCGTCGGTTGAATCAGGAAGACATCCGTCCCCCGCACGCTTTCATCAATCATGACCTGGATTTCACCGTTATTGAACCGACCGCAGAATGCTTTGCCGACCGGAATGCCGATATAGTCCGCGACCTCCTGGGCCAATTCCGGATGTGCCGTTCCGGTGAATAACTTCAGTTGTTTTCCTGTTTCGACTGACATGGTGTGATCTCCTTTATTTTGTTTCTTCCGCTTTCTTTACCCAATCTTCTTTGACAAATTGCCGAGCGCGCGCTACGGCGAGCGCCTTTTCCGGAACGTCCTTGGTAATCGTCGAACCCGCGCCGATATACGCGTCGCGGCCGATGACAACCGGCGCTACCAGATTGCTGTTGCAGCCGACGAACGCTCCGTCTTTAATCGTCGTGCGATACTTCTTGTGACCGTCGTAATTCACGGTAATGGTACCGCAGCCGATGTTGACCCCGCCGCCGATATCGCTGTCGCCGAGATAACTCAGATGCGGCAATTTGGTGCCTTCGCCGACGGTGCTGTTTTTCACTTCGACGAAGTTGCCGACTTTGACATGATCCGCGATCCGCGTATGCGGCCGCAAATGAACATACGGGCCGATCTCGCAACCGCTGCCGACGCTCGCTTCATGCGCGTACGTGCGATGCAAGTGCGAGTCGTCGCCGACCGTCGTGCGATCGAGTTCCGTATCCGGACCGATATGGCAACCGCTGCCGACAACCGTGCCGCGGCGCAAAATCGTTCCCGGCTCGAGAATCGTATCTTGGCCGACACGAACGTCTGCATCCACATAGGTGCGCGCCGGATCGATCAGCGTCACGCCCTGCGCCATCAGTTCCGCGTTTTTGCGCTGCCGCAAAATCGCTTCCGCCTGCGCCAATTGCGCGCGTGAATTCACGCCGAGCGTTTCATCGCTGTCCGCGCAGGTCGCCGCCGTCACTATTTCGCCGGCGCTGACCAGAAAATCAATGACATCGGTCAAATAGTATTCGCCTTGCGCGTTGTCATTGGTAATCCGCTGCAACTGCGGCCACAGCTTGCGGGCGTCAAAGCAGTACGTGCCGGTATTGACTTCCGCGACTTTTTTCTCTTCCGGCGACGCGTCCTTTTCTTCGACAATTTTGAGCACGTTCTGCGCCGCATCGCGAATAATCCGGCCGTACCCCGTCGGATCGGCGAACGTCGTCGTCAAAATCGTCGCCGCCGCCTGCTGTCTGGCATGCGTCGCGATCAGCTCCCGCAACGTTTCGGCGCGCAAAAGCGGTGTATCACCGCAGATGACGAGCACCGTTTCCGCGTCTTGTAACGCCGCTTGCGCGAGCATGAGAGCATGGCCCGTTCCCAACTGTTCGGCTTGCTCAACGTAATGATACGCCGAACCGAGACGCTCGGCAACCCGGTCGCCGCCGAAACCGACAATTACTACCGCGTCGTCTGCTCCCGCCGCCTTCGCGCTCCGCAATACATGGGACACCATCGGTACGCCGCCGACTTCGTGCAACACTTTCGGTTGCCGCGATTTCATGCGCGTGCCTTTGCCTGCGGCCAAAACCGTCGCCACAAGTTTACTCATTCATTTCCTCCTCCGGTTCCAACTGAGGGCGAATTCTGACATGCCGTTCCACTTCATCGACGCCTTCCAGCACCAGTAAAGGCATATAGTCGCCGGTCATTTTCTCCCGCGGCTCCGCGGTGGCGACCAATACGCCGACCCCGACCGTCTGTGAACCCGATTCGTAGACAAGCTCTTTCATACCTTTCGCGGTGCCGCCGGCCTTCATGAAATCATCGATGATCAACACCCGTTGATTCGGCGCGAGCGCCCGCTTGGTAAGCGACATCGTCTGAATTCGTTTGGTGGAACCCGAAACGTAGTTAATGCTGATTGCCGATCCTTCCGTCACGCGGCTGTCGCGCCGCGCGATGACCAGCGGTTTGTTAAATGCCCGCGCCACCATCATGGCCGGCAGGATCCCTTTTGTCTCCACTGTCATAATGCAGTCCGGATGCGTGGCGGCAAAGCGGGTCATGAAAATTTCCCCCACTGCCGACATCCATTGCCAGTCGTACAAAATATCCGACATGTACAAAAATCCGCCCGCGATAATCCGATCGCCGCTTTCGAGTTTCGCCGCCATGGTTTCCAATACCTGATTGGCGGCGCGCCCCTTCCGATACGGGATGTAACGCACCCCGCCGGCCGCGCCGAAAACGGTCTCCAGCGATCCCAGCCGATACGCGTCAAAAGCGCGGCGTACCGACAGCAGATCTTCGCTCAATGTCGATTTGGCAATGCCGAAATAATCGCAAAAAAAAGACAAAGGGATCAGCTCATGCGGACGGTCCGCCAACATTTTAGTCAGCGCCGCCATACGTTCGACACGTCGAAGTTTTGGCATGAGATCACCTCTCTTCTGTAAGTATAGAATAGCATACTCATCACTAATTTTCATCAAAAAGTAGAATGAATTTATATTTTTTTCGCAAAGTATTCGCACAATTACGAACGTTCGCTTAATTTCGCTCATTGAGAAGGGCGAACGTTACCGATCCGCGGCGCGTAACAGCGAAAATTTCTGATTTGCGGACGCAAAAAACCGGCCCGAAGGCCGGTTTAATGAATCTGCTTATTTCTTTAATTTCGCTGCCACTTCCGGAGTTACGTCAACGATTTTTTCGTCTTTCGCTTTAGCGGCAATCTGAACCGGTTGCGCGAGGATGACATCCAGTTTCTGATCGCGCAATACTTCCTGCGTCGCTTTGTTCAAATCTTTTTGCAACGCGGCGGTCGCTTTTTCACGATCCTGCATGTAGGACTGAATCAAGGCTTTGTATTTGCCTTGCATCGCCTGCTGCTGTTCCTGCTGCGTTTTCATTTGTTTGAGGTCCGCTTCCATAGCGCTCAGCTGCGGCGCGTACTGCTGTTCCACTTTCTGCATCTGTTGCACCA
The nucleotide sequence above comes from Negativicoccus succinicivorans. Encoded proteins:
- a CDS encoding ribose-phosphate diphosphokinase, which codes for MSVETGKQLKLFTGTAHPELAQEVADYIGIPVGKAFCGRFNNGEIQVMIDESVRGTDVFLIQPTGTPANDNLMELFIMADALRRASARHITAVVPYYGYARQDRKTRGREPITAKLVADLMQRSGITRLVTIDLHAGQIQGFFDIPVDHLKAASILAKHIRKQDIPDLMIVSPDLGGVTRARDLADRVGAPIAIIEKRRPRPGVAEVMNLIGSVEGKNCIIVDDIVDTAGSLVEGAKALQRFGAKSVRAACTHPVLTDPATERLAASNIKELMITNTIPVAAEKQLPNITQLSVAPLLGEAIMRIFHNVSVSKLFDK
- the purR gene encoding pur operon repressor, encoding MPKLRRVERMAALTKMLADRPHELIPLSFFCDYFGIAKSTLSEDLLSVRRAFDAYRLGSLETVFGAAGGVRYIPYRKGRAANQVLETMAAKLESGDRIIAGGFLYMSDILYDWQWMSAVGEIFMTRFAATHPDCIMTVETKGILPAMMVARAFNKPLVIARRDSRVTEGSAISINYVSGSTKRIQTMSLTKRALAPNQRVLIIDDFMKAGGTAKGMKELVYESGSQTVGVGVLVATAEPREKMTGDYMPLLVLEGVDEVERHVRIRPQLEPEEEMNE
- the glmU gene encoding bifunctional UDP-N-acetylglucosamine diphosphorylase/glucosamine-1-phosphate N-acetyltransferase GlmU; its protein translation is MSKLVATVLAAGKGTRMKSRQPKVLHEVGGVPMVSHVLRSAKAAGADDAVVIVGFGGDRVAERLGSAYHYVEQAEQLGTGHALMLAQAALQDAETVLVICGDTPLLRAETLRELIATHARQQAAATILTTTFADPTGYGRIIRDAAQNVLKIVEEKDASPEEKKVAEVNTGTYCFDARKLWPQLQRITNDNAQGEYYLTDVIDFLVSAGEIVTAATCADSDETLGVNSRAQLAQAEAILRQRKNAELMAQGVTLIDPARTYVDADVRVGQDTILEPGTILRRGTVVGSGCHIGPDTELDRTTVGDDSHLHRTYAHEASVGSGCEIGPYVHLRPHTRIADHVKVGNFVEVKNSTVGEGTKLPHLSYLGDSDIGGGVNIGCGTITVNYDGHKKYRTTIKDGAFVGCNSNLVAPVVIGRDAYIGAGSTITKDVPEKALAVARARQFVKEDWVKKAEETK
- the pth gene encoding aminoacyl-tRNA hydrolase, with the translated sequence MQLIVGLGNPGSKYAGTRHNAGFMAVAAIAEKYGVTRWKEEHQAHTATINVDGEKVMLVMPQTFMNLSGDAVGPLMRYYKLSPADVVVIYDDMDLPVGQLRLRVKGSAGGHNGMKSVIAHLGTDQFPHVRIGIGRPQPGWTVIDHVLARPQEDDAAALAEGVQQAAEAAVGICTLGMDLAMNRFNPLKRAR
- a CDS encoding NUDIX hydrolase, with translation MQRKQPRQRTMGMSVKAIIWHRGRILILQKKDRPGRHPWEFPGGGLEFGEDFAAALRREVKEETGLTVHILGPVGLWNFRRHPVRPLTGVMFICRSDTEKVTLSFEHLAYRWVLPEELAEYPLHASLRKALAQIRPAQLAQAAKLAQELVGENK
- a CDS encoding dTMP kinase, which encodes MKGRLIVFEGADGSGKATQATLLKEALAARGEQVKSVTFPNYESPAAGPVRMYLAGAFGAHPDDVSPYAASTLYAVDRYASYKSDWGAFYEAGGTVVADRYVTSNMVHQMTKLRSTKEKREFLQWLDAFEYGTLALPRPDLVILLDIPRDVSEKLLAARAQNKDQDAQATDIHEADREYLARCYAAYDLLAPHYGWVRIRCTDGDRLLTVEEIHAKVLAYVTGKR
- a CDS encoding OmpH family outer membrane protein, with translation MFKTSMMTAVLAAGTVLSACAAGTGVLNVDMALQASPKYQPMVQQMQKVEQQYAPQLSAMEADLKQMKTQQEQQQAMQGKYKALIQSYMQDREKATAALQKDLNKATQEVLRDQKLDVILAQPVQIAAKAKDEKIVDVTPEVAAKLKK
- a CDS encoding arsenate reductase family protein encodes the protein MIQIIGTKKNRATQHALRFFKERRIAFQWRDLTEKGLSRSELENIRSRLKTLPLDREGKAFRAAVRPGESFDPLALALREPLVLELPIVRTKTQAASGMAPERWQEMAREEAK